From the genome of Strix uralensis isolate ZFMK-TIS-50842 chromosome 6, bStrUra1, whole genome shotgun sequence:
TCAATGAATTTTGAGAAGAGTCTGGTGTAAAAGTATGCCCTCTCTGACCTGAAATTACACACTATGGACTGTGTAGTAATCCCATGTGTAAACACTGGACTCTTCAATAGGGAAAGATCCCATTTCCTGTACTTGAAACTGGTTTGGGGACTCTTTTTCACCTTGATACAATTTTGCAGTTAATAGATAGTTATTACTACTTTATCCTGGGCAGAGAGCGTGCAATTTTCTGGAGATACTCTGCACTTGGCACCAAAACTATTATGTTGTTTTATATAAttctgtttaatttcatttctgaaatgccTCCAGTAAATTGTTCAGATTAAAAGGTTTGATTTGAATGGTTCGATATGTCTCTGTCTAGAAAATGTGGTTTTACACTTTGGTTTGTTTCATTATAGAACGCCTAATGCCATCTGTTCATTTCAAATGGATCCAGACTTGCAGGGTAAGGATTATTCTCATTTTTTCCCAACTTTTCTCAAGAGACATTTCTGTGTCTGTTTGAACAGAAACTACTGAATTGTAATGAAGTCATGCCACTTCCAGAAATCTCTGTGCTGTAGCACATAAATGACAAACTACACAGCAGTGACGTCCTACCTTTATTTTTTGATCTGTTCTGGCACCTTCCTTGCCATTATCATGTTGGCCCATGGAATGGTCAGGCGCACAGGGGCCATGTTCCCTAATTTATAATATATGGTAAGGTTTTTTCACATATTCTTGAATAGGCATGAAGGATGGCCATACACTCCCTTTTTGAGTGCAAAATCTTAGAGGATAGTTCATCTGCTACGTTAACAAGTAGCGCAAAATGTAAAACTAGCAGGTAACCAGCTGGAGATGTCAGGAAACAATACACTCTTTTCTATATGTGTAGGAATTCTTTTGTCAGCTTCTCAGCAAAGGGCATTTATGAATCTTGAGGTGAAATTTGAACCACTGCAGAATGATTACATGCTGGTTTTCTGTCCAAAGGGGAAGCTCCATTCCTATGAGAAATGAAAGAATTTAGCACCCCTAAATAGCCTCTCATAAATAATaatcctaaaatattttatattttatttggactttttttttttctttgtctactGTTTTACTTGTGTGATCTCACAAGTTAATTCTGGAACTATGCTTGACAGGCACAGAAGGCCCTAATTTGAGGCCACATTTTGTCTGTAAGGATGGACTTGAAGTGAGTAGCAGATGGCTACTAAAACAGATTCCCTCCACTTAGAAAGTCATCTTGCACATGGGAGGTGTTTGAGTTGGATCATGTGTATGTTTCTagcatttgtatttgaaaataagcATTTGGAATTTAATCCACAACCTACTGAAAACTGTAGGAGTCTTTCTGTTACTTTCAAAGAGCTTTGGATCAGTTTACTGAAGAAAGAGAACTGATGATGCATGGAAGTCAAAACTCATTTTTCACATTGTATGACATGCTACACTACATCTCCAAATAATATCAGAAAACGTAGTATGACAAGAGCAGGACTAAACAGATGGTATAGCAGATATTGGCTTATTTCTATATCTTAGGCAGCATCTGGGAACCAGCAGAGCCCATAATTTGCTGACTATTAATATTAGCCTGGTGCATTTGAGGGAAACCATTGCACACAGATTGACTCATTTCCAGACTAAACAGGTAGAGAGTTTTGTGAGTTACCTCTACTCAGTTATGCATATTTGTTGCTTATCTTTGACCTTAATGAACTGTGAGTAACCCTTCCTCTCTGAATTACAGGGAGAAAGAGTCTCTGAGGACAGGAGGATAACTGATAAATCCATTTCTAGTTTCTAAAGCTTTGTGAACAAgccttttttttggtcttgaagTTCTAGGTACACGTGTAAAGTATCAGGTATAGATCATGTTCAGAAGTCTTACTTCCCACCCAGGAAAACATCCTTTAGTGATGTGAAAGAAATGAGCTGAAATCATGTAAGGGTATGGGATTTGGTCAAGCAGTTTGAGTGGGATTACTAAGCAGAGATGTCAAAAGCCAATTGCTCTGGTATATTGCTTATCTTCTTCTGCGAGAGTCACAGATGTTGATCTTGACAGAAATTTGTTTAATGCTTGAAACAATATGCGTCCAAAACAATAACCCTGCTGTGCAGACTGATAAACTGTTCCTTGTAGATGAGCATGTCTGATCGAAAACCTGTTTTGcctgaagaaatatttcattatgaTCTTGGCTAAAAGTATGCACAGTGCATATCCTTTTTTTCTGGTCCATGAATAGACTTGATTCCCAAAGAAGCAGGTGTCTCTctatgttaaaaattatttttacaactcATCATGTCACTGGTCATAAGACGACCATTTTCCCCACAAAGCtattggagaaaaaagaaaatgttttaattttttttcattttttcaaaattttccttCAGAGTAGTGTGGGTTTTAATCAAGTCCAAATTTGattatattaattattttgatttttagctgaacaatttgtttttctttctttcctttttttttttttttaaatgaaccaCTCTATTGtaatgtgtgtttgttttctttcacagagaCTTTCAATGATGTTCAGAGATCTGTCTACAGAATAGCCCTAAAACTACGCTCAGTACAAAGTCTGTGCCAGTGTTAGGAGCTGAAAAGAATCTTGTGCTTTGACAGGGAGAAGAATCTGTAAGAAAATGGTGTTGCTGTCACTTTGACTTATTAGGCTACTTTGCTCTCTCATTTTCCACCTGAGAATCTCAGAATGCATTATGAACACTTAAGAGCTAGATAGTACTTCATATGCaaactgattttttcccccccttttgaATGTCAGTGGAAATACATTAGTAAAATTCCAGAAGCATGGGAGAATCAAATTATTACTACAATCTGCAACACTGCTATGTAGACATCACTGGCAATTATGAATCTTTATCTGTATATTATTATTCTTGTTACATGTCAAATTCTCATGTGTTTCTTAGGAGTTGATTTATTGGAAATAATCATGAATCACTGAAAATGCATTGACAGTCATTAATACTATAAGTATTcatgagaacaaaataaaatatgatagACTGGAAGAACCCTGGCTAGCACTCATTCTCCCCATCTTTGAAGTGAGTGAGAATTCTATGCAAGCAAAGAATTATGGAACAGAATCCTGGTCACCTAGCTTGCTTTGAAATTACTGGATGTAAATTCCATATGGAGCTAAAATGCATGGAAATCTTGAATTTTTCACCTGAAACAGTCTGTTGCTGAAAATGCGCAACAGTGCAAGTGAGGTCTTCTGGGTAGCACAGAATAGATTGCTAGTTTGTTGGCCTTGgctatattttttcatttgggcATGCTCTTCTATTAATGTATTTAGTCTGATCTCAACCCTGATATGGTAAATCTGCCTGGTGCTGTGTGCCACAGCACGAAAGTACCAATTCACACATGGTTTTTATTAGCTCTGTTGCCTAGTCCTCCATGTCTCTTCTAGGCATCTACCCCAGTTACTTGACTTCTCCTTGAACACTGGTGACCAGAATTGCACATGGGTTTCCAGACTGAGATTCACCAGTGTCTCACATTGATATTTTCCCATCTGTGCTGGAAAGACAATAGGTGTCATATTCTAGGTTCTCTGCTTCTTCAGCCATCCACAAACTTGCAATCTACTACAATCTTTCTCTTCTGATGTTAATTCTAATTGATAATGACTCTGGCACTGAATGTGACCTTTAAGAAGCCATAGCTCTCTCTTCCCACTGCATATTAGTTATTCCATAGCACATTTATAATACAGcctgttttcccctttcttggCCATAGCAGCCCCCTTCTCTTTGTATTTGTGCATGAGGAGAAAGCTTACATCAAAGCAGAAATTGCTTTCACAGTCTCAGGTGCTATTCCCTTCCTATCTATCCCAAAATCACATCCAGAGAATTTTAGATGAGCTGTTCTATCTTTGTAGCCTCATAAGTTTCTGCTATGGATGCATAAACCCAGCAAGACGTTacccagattattttctttttatgttgcaTACTGTTTTAGACTTCATTTTATAGACTTGTCTTAGCTAGGCacttctaataaaaaaatgttgagCTTCCATTCATAAAAAGGCAGGGATcctcattcatttttcctttaattttcccACAGTGGATTTGATTGATGTTTCTCTAATTTGGCACATCCTATTAAGTGAATGGAGCCAGAGGGAAAAGCAGATTTCTCTGAAAGTGCAGCAGATCTCTGGAATGCTGACGAAACTGTTCCAAAGGGTGAGATTAGAAAAAACAGGCTAGGTAGATCCAAGAGCTGCTGAATTCACATTGAGCCTGCTAGCTGCCATGTATGACGGGAAGAGGAAGCACAAATGTAAATCCATCATGAAGTACTGCTAGACTAAGTCTGTTTCTACCACTCTTATACCACTTCTGTATGAAACTCCCCTATTCTGATGGTATTTTGCTTGGTACACACCATGGGAGTAGTTCAGCTATGGGAATATGAGGCACAAAGCTTTATCAGAGAAACAGTTGTCACATGTTTCCAAAAATTACCTGGAAGTCCAGATGTCTGCCAGTCCATGCTAAATTTTCTGTGACCAGCCTTTCAAAGAGTAGCTCTTCTTTTGACTGCCAGGGTGTTTTGATACACTCCTGAAAAAGAATTCATATTTGCCTTTGAATGACAGTACCTATGCACAGGTCAAGAATTTGCCAATCACTTTTCATTATTACTTTTTCTCCAGCTTAAAAAGTTCATCAACcaactataaaacaaaactaCTGTCTCATAACTAAGCTGATCAGCTAGCTCCTGTGAAGAGCAAATAGTTTATGGGAATAATAAAGAAGCAGCTCACAGAGTGTACTTTTCTCTTGTATTGTTTGTGAATAACGAATTAATTCAGTAAAGGCAGGATTGGTTTGTGTTTGTATCTGATTTAAAAGGCAAAGGCTAAGTTCATTGTAAAATTTATTCACCACAGATGAAATTTATTCCCTTCTACATCAGTGCAAAGTTTTTTTACTGAAAGTGTGTGAGATGTAAGTGGTCTGCAGGACTTTTTTCCTGAATTACTATTCATTAATAATATGATCACTACTGCTTAAGGTCCCATGTTACGAAtttttttgtacttaaaaaaatcaattaaggCTAAGAATAAGCTGGTGTATTATGAAACAAAGCTAGAAACATCAAGAGCATTTTGTAATTTGTGTGGACTGTAGGGAAATAATTCAGATCTTAGCAGGACTatctcagtctttttttctggtttcttagGACAGtgtataattttctttctgctgtaatttctttttaaaaaaaattcacaagtTTCTTTCCATGTATATAGGATAGAAAAAGCTTCTTATAATTTTCTTCTAGTTATGTTTTCTCTGTAGAGTGCTGTTCTCCACTATCAACACTGGAATGTACTTCATGACAAGAACACATAAAGGCTTTTCCATGTTTGTGTGGTAGCTTACTTAATAAGCTTACATAAACCATCATAAGGGTTTTTGGTTGTAAACTTTAGCTTTAATGTTGGACTTTTTACTATGAAAGTTCTGGAAAAACTAAATATATAAATTCAGAATCTAGAAACTTTTGACCAACAATTTCCTATGCAGCTCATACTTTAGAGACTATATTGCAGGTTTATGCAGTATGCTCtgtaaaaatgcagtttctctaAAGACTCTTGAAGACAGTTTTTTGTAACGATATTCTGAACTGCAATACTGGTTTGCAAAAGTGATATCTTAAATATAGAATTCCAGCATTTCCTGATTTATGTTTTCCAATTCACGTCTGCTTTGTCTTCACATAAAGAAACGTTTTTTCATTAGGTGCCTATGTCGCCAACTTGGGTTCTAATTTAATCTATGTTCTTTATGATCTAACGGTCAAAACTAAAGTCCTGCTCCTGCATATATCCTTTTGATTAAATTGAGTTGCATTGAAATTAAAGGGAATCAGCCCAAGAGAAGCTCAGTGCAGGTCTGGGACCACAGTGAAGCTGCCTAACGATATAATACACAAAACAGATTGTAATCCTGCTTTCTCTTCCATATTTGGGAAGACTTTCCACAAAGGAAGGACATAACTTTTTAGGACATGTATTGtaaatgtaaaattatattttacttgGGATGTGAGGTCTTTGAAGGAGGTGCTGTCTTTTTGTTTTATGATTGCATGGTATCTTGAACTGTTAACTTCGTAGTCAGTGACGAAGGGTCCTAGACATAAAATGTCACTAAACTGTAACATCAGTTATACACATATAAAAGGATATGTGTTTTGAAGTTGTCTTCCaacacagagatatttttttctttagaggttTCAGTTTTTACATTCTCGGTAAATGTAGTGTAACTTATTTTATTGTGTAGATCTGGAACAGGTTATATCAAAACTAGATCTGCTGCAGCTGCCCTAATTGCCCTTTCAGGAGACACTCTACTGGCTAAATACAGAGGTGGGAAATGTATGATTTGATACGCTGCCCGAAATACTGAACATTGAGAAAAATATCCAttgtaatttttttgctttaaaagagaATGCAGTTCTGCCATGCAAAAAGTAAATAATGTTGACTGCTTAGTTGTAGAGAAAGGctaatgcagaaaaatacttttccatcAATGTCCACAGTCATCTTTGCATAAAGTCTCAGAACAAGTCATAGTAAAGTTTAGGATAAGTATAGCTTATAAATGAAGGACAAGTTCTATTTGCCtagcagaaaagaacagaaaaccccTAGTTTTAAATTTCATTGgattagaaaacaattttatgtATTTGATCCAGATAAAGGTAGCTCAGTGCAATGTTCAGCACAAAGATTTCTGCCTGAATTAAATGTTCAAAATGGAGAACAAATAGACCACAAGTGGCATATTGGCCTCATCCTCTCCTACTACATATTGTGTATTTCCTTCCAAATTACAATTTGGAATTAACAATTTACAATTTAAATAGGGCATATCTTGTATAAAcatattcaaatatttttcttacagccATGAAAATGAGCTCATTGTTTCCTTCATCCTTACCTGTCTTAACTGCCACGAATAAGGAATTGCCATAATTTCCttgcttcctttctctttcccctgcCTGTAGGAAGAAAGTATTGTCACAGCAGTCACCAAGTGTCTGTTAGATAGAAAATAAAGGGAACCTTTCTTGAGGGGTTTATTTGATAGGCTGCAATTATCATGTGGGTAGTTTGAGAATAAGTAGCTAGAAGACACCTCAGGCTCTGCCAGGATTCCAGTTTCTTTCCTCTGATTGTTTTCAATCTTCTTCCAGTTTTAGGCTGTCCCTGATGGGAAGGTGGCCTTGATTACTCGTAGTGCTCTGAGAAGCCTACTAACAGACTTAAATCAAGTAATGCTACTGCAGTACTGTTACACAACAGATCTTGTAGGAGTGTACTAatctaggagaaaaaaatacatggttGATACATTTTATCTTATTATGGGACTGAAGTCAATAGGGCACTCTGTGGACATAGGGAGCTATGATGCAAAGTAGGTAAAAGAATCAAATTCTGTAGCTTTTCTCGGTTAGAGTAACCACTTGCATCAATGCCCCTGTGCATTCATTTTGCCTGAGCTTACAGGTCCTGGGAACAGCTGCATACAGCTGTTCTAAAGCGACTCCAAACTTCAAATGTCTGTACTCACTAGAATAGCATGCAATTGCAGAAAAATGCCTTAGCATACAGGTATTTCGAGCTGAACTGGCGCTGAAAATGGGATCTGAAAATGATCCCTGAGGTTCAAACCCAGTGTCCTTCAGTATGCTAGTATGGCAACACTGGATGTTGATCCATTTCAGTAAGTGAACTGGAAGCAAATAATTCTGACACATACTGAACTATGAAATTGTATACTGATGGTATGAATATGAACAGGTTTTCTTCTGAACAgtattttaaatggcatttctATAGACACTTCACCATCTGTGTGCTGTCACCATCTCAGCAGAGCATGATGGGAACATCTGTTTTTTATTGAGGTGTTTCTGAGCCTTTCTTCTTGATGCAGATCCTAGTCGTTGTGGGAGAAAGCTGCACTCTGTCTTGTGTGGAAATTGCGACTCACAGCTGTTTCTATGGGGTGAGTGAAATTCTGATGTCCTGGGAAAGGATTTTGAATGTTGTTGGTTGATTAAAATTGCAAATGTATCATCATATAACATCCACCAGTATCTACTTTTAAGGGGCCAGACTGATCATCAGTCTCACAGTATAGGAGGACTTTTATCTATAGAAAAGATGCTCAGTAAGATACTACTGAAGACTCTTGCATTTATTCCAAAATCTTTGGAACTCAGTAACACTTTACATTAATGAAAATCTATGCTAGCAGCATCCAATATCAGAACTTTCATTAGGAATTGTAGATTAGACACCAGTTCTTTTCAAGTAAATGGCTGAACTTGAACTTCCGGGTTCTGAACTCAGCAATTGCTGAAGAAAAATCCCTGTCTTGGCTGAGACTGGAGTCTGCTATTCTCCTGTGGCTCCCTACATGTTACAGATTATCAGCCACGGAAGTGTTTTCTCACCAAGCTAGATGTAGAGTCTGCAGAATTTTCCCCATTACAGGCCTCAGGTGCATTAGCAATTACTTGTAGTCTATAGCATCCACATAAATAGTTCTTACCATTATTTGCATACTTTAAGGCCCTAACTGCTGTATTAAGCAACAAACACTGGACATAATCTAATTTAACAAGTAAAATAGGGAAAGAGAGAATCATCACAGGCTAGTGCTCAAGCCTGCATCCTGCTTCTCTTTAGTTCACTAGCACAGACATGATTAAGGAGACTTACTGAAAGTAAACTGGCAATTCAGTGAGTGGTAAAGCCAATTAAACCTGTGTATCTCATTTCTTAGTTCTTTGTACCATAATCAAGTGTATTAACTGGCTAGTTAAGTTATCCATTCTAGCATGTTGTTCACCTAAGTAATGGTATAAAATGGCCTAATAGTATAAAAATAACACTATCCATTACCTACTGACCAGAAtgctcagaaaagcattttactGTTACTGTCTTCTCAGCAATAGTAAGCTTGCAGGTTTAGTTTATTGCATTTTTAGGTTTTTGCAAAGTTGCAAATCCTACGTCAATAATGTAGTGATATTAGGGTTCCATGAGAGCTGCAAATAGAGATAAGCTGGTGTATAAGAAGCATATGAAGATGTAACTGCATTCTCAAAAATGGTGCTAGAACAGCTGTTTCTTCCTTGGACTGAATTTTGATGCAGCAAATAAATAACATCAAAATCATTAGTGGGTTCTGGAGAATAGTCCACTGTCATTTGGACTAAATAACTCTTGCTTTCAGAGAATGCTGAGGAAAGTCATTATTCTAACAAAGGTGCTTCACTGCATTTCAGAACCCAGGGATCTGGATTTCCAGTAATCAAGCTCACTTACACTAAGTTCTTACCTGTGGGCAACttaattcttctgttttcccttacAGGTATCACTGTCTGAAATGCCTCAGTTTTGACCTTTGCCAAGTCTGCATTTTCACTGGCTATCTCAGCAAACCACATAAGAGGTCACATCCTGTTATGGAACACTGCGTGCAGGTAGACTCCCATTGTACTGATTCATTTCCCCATTTGGGTTCTTCATGTAGGCAAGTAGGCAGTAGACTCTTGAAGTACATTGAGTATGACATTATGTGTATATTAGCCATAATGGTCATGACATATTAGCATTATTAATCTGGGAACAGTGagtcagagaaaggaaaaaaggggactTCTAACTTTAGAAGGagtgttttgttctgaaatgacTGAATAGAGCCATGAAATGTCATAGTGCAAGTCCTCTTCTCAAGCCATTTTATGGCAAGTTTGTCATTTGCAGATCATACTTAAACCTGTGGAAAGGGTCCTCAGTGTGTCCCAGTGTTTCTTCCTCCCAACCCCAGTGCAGACTAATTCATCCTAAAGTTGTACAAACTCCTGCAtgaaatttcctttctttcagagcTTTTCCACTTCATTATAAACCTTTATTGTAGACTCATTTGTCTCTGTCAGTTAGGGACGCAGCACAAAGAGACAGCATAGGTCCAACTAAGCACACCTACCTGGGCTCCATTACAGAGGCAACTTGTGCTTTCATCACACTAGCGGTGAAGTTCAACATGGGAAATTTGTGTTTGGAAGGTCAGCTTCTCCTTTGAGCAGGAGATTCCAGATCTTGCGCACAGCAGCAGACAGGTTTTTTGTGAATATATATAACAGTACCTTCTTCTGCTCCAGTAAATGAGCTGAGAAGCACCCATGAAAGTTTCCCTAGTAAGCTGTACTCCATGGTCTCCCTCCTGAAACCCTGCACTTAACATGAAGGATATCTGGGTAGCCAGTGTCTGCACCAAAACTAAAGAATGTCACACTGCTCTTACAGTCACTCTTTGTCTGGGAGAACATTAAACTGTAGACACTTCATTGCTCTCTTTCTGAAAACTAAACCCTGTTGCTAACACTGTGAGAAACTATACCTGAATGCTCAATATCTGCATTAAAAATAGCAGATAGATGTTCATTCCTCCAAATAGCTTTCCTCATCCTCCATCTGTGAGAAAATAGGAGAATCAAATGGCAACTGATCTCCTCATGTAGACATTTCTAATGGAGACATTAAAATCAGTGTGAAGGGAGAGTGAATGGGAGTCTGTGGATGTGGAAGCACcagaaggaagggcaggagggataTAACACAGCAGGAGATGATGCAACCTAGATTAGCTGGTCATCAAGATCATAGCACTTCCACACACAGCTTCACAACcaaatcaggaaaacaaaagggaGCCTGAAACAAAGGACAAACTGCCATTTGAAGATGCCATCACAAGAGATGATGATGTGAAGGTAAAGAACTAGACCTATACCTATAAGACACCTAAATACGGAGACAAATGATCACAGTCACTGCCAGCTCCTAAAGGAGCTAAAAGCACATCCAAAAACCAGCACATGGTCACACTAAGAGGAAGCCAGGAGGCTTAAGGAGAACTGGCATCTCTTGTCCTCCATGTCACTGTAAGTCATCATGGCCATACCATGTGTATTCACCTTGGTATGTGAATGCTGGAAAGACTACTTGGACACCTGTATGTTAGTGCTTGTGAGTGAGTGAGTATGAGTGAGTGAAATCAGTTTTGGTTTAAAATTAAGTCCCCTTCCTCTCCTATACTGTCGGACATTGAGCTTTCTCACACTGTTGCTGCAATATTGCAACTGGATCATTGAACATAGGTTTCCTTTATGAAGCCCTACTCTAACACTAACCCTGTAAATTTTCGTGGCCAAAATCTATACCAAAATTTAAAAGATAAGCTACTCACTATGACAGATACCATTTTTATATCCTTTGTGTGGGACATGAAAGAATCAGTAGTAAGCTACTTTTCCCATACCTTCCACTCTTAGCAGATGCTGTCCTTGGCTGGGAAAGTTTTCACATTGTCTTTATCAGGGAGTGGGCTGCTGAACGGGGATTTGAAATATCAGCAGTTTTTCCTTACCGTGCTGACACCTTGTGGTAATGTTATCACCATGTTGAGAAATGACTGGGAGGCGTGCTGTATGTTTTCCTGTTCAGTCTGTCGGGGCTCACCTCATGTTCTGCAGCCATCACTTCCTGGGGCAGAATTGGTTTGTGTCCTCCTATAATACAGGTGCTGAGCTTAGTTGCTGTACTGAGCCTGACACTGCTGTGACAAATGGAAATGTGGCTTTTACTGTATTGTATGAGAGAAGGACATGAGGCACAGAAGGCTGTATCTATTAACACTTCATACGAGTATAAAAGTACTTCTTCCCATTGATCAAGAGGGAACTTAGATACTAGCTGGGCAGACTTATTGTTGTGACTGTGAGCTTAATCACTGTAACTGCCAAAATCCTGCACTAGCCATTTCCAGACTGCCTGAATTTGGCTCAGGCAGAATGTTTTGCTTACCTGACAGAATTAGAACCGCTCTTGCCTGTGGTCCTGCATCATCATCCACTTCAGCTTCCCTTCTAGGGCTCAGACAGCAGCCATGAGCTTCTTCAATTGTTGACCAGGTGGACCTTTGCTTTCTTAAGTCTTGCCTTTGCCTTGGACTGTGTCTACTTCTGGGCAGCATCCATTTGAAAGTTTACTCCCTTCTTTATTATCCCTCATTCCAATAGATGTCAGCAAAGGCGAATGCAAAGCACTTTCTCCACACCATCAGGAACAACTTGTTTCAAGAGCGCTGCAGAAGAAAGGAGGCTCAGAGAAGGAGGGCTCTGGAGGCGGTGGAGGAGCAGCACTTCTCTACTCACAAAAAGATTTTGTGAGTTTCTGTTTCAAATGAGTTTATAACCTCTGAATAATATATCAGGCTGTGGGATATT
Proteins encoded in this window:
- the DYTN gene encoding LOW QUALITY PROTEIN: dystrotelin (The sequence of the model RefSeq protein was modified relative to this genomic sequence to represent the inferred CDS: substituted 3 bases at 3 genomic stop codons), with protein sequence MDPDLQETFNDVQRSVYRIALKLRSVQSLCQLDLIDVSLIWHILLSEWSQREKQISLKVQQISGMLTKLFQRVRLEKTGXVDPRAAEFTLSLLAAMYDRSGTGYIKTRSAAAALIALSGDTLLAKYRVSFLXLFSIFFQFXAVPDGKVALITRSALRSLLTDLNQILVVVGESCTLSCVEIATHSCFYGVLNSAIAEEKSLSWLRLESAILLWLPTCYRLSATEVFSHQARCRVCRIFPITGLRYHCLKCLSFDLCQVCIFTGYLSKPHKRSHPVMEHCVQMSAKANAKHFLHTIRNNLFQERCRRKEAQRRRALEAVEEQHFSTHKKIFPPAELNASPLLGPENLSFPVDRLESPRFISKNRTVMQKNENNSKTPEQGKTKAQAVASFEADVLKMHEYIKSIHSESRYMKKQFSKWKDKMKFLHNSQEDKSCKIEAKLQSLRTSHENLQMKLQQMKQEVKTMLQSSEHPFAQCQNTMPRNPHVLLETKMQGGLNPAQIRPASRTCADWKSLNPPNPANRMQLLQTPEVPAATDIMFSEDPLKSVSLQSRKPFMEQYKKPKENQRYLPELTENSLSDITRNRVLTPSAVQVSPHEKEVSEEVELQQLVMKLKDALSLQAQLAQQSALQQEFFSTAEHVCRSFSDLINQVTSPACK